GTTGGAGTTTTTCCGCGCTATCCTTTCCAATCATGGTTCTTTTGGATTCGTTTTCGAAATAGAGATTGGATGCCGCTTTCAGTTTCCCGACCGCGGCCTTGTAATCGGCTACGTAGATCGAAGATCTCGCCGAGTTAAAAAGAAACATCGCCTTTTGACGATAGTTTTCGAACTGAGTTTTGGAGATGATATAATCGGAAAGCGAGTCAACCTTGGAATACTGCTCGTTGGCTCTCGGATAATTTTTCAGAAGAAAGTAATTGTTCCCGAGGTTCAAGCGTAGATCGGACAAAGCCTTTTTGTTTTCGAAATTTTCTCCGAGAAGCTCAAGCACCTGACTGTAGAGTTCTATATTCTCCTCGAAATTCTTTTCGGGAAAATATTTCTTATAAACGCTCGAATATTTTTCCTCGTCGTTCGGTTGATCTTCTCCGGATTTTCTGTTTTTGAGAATGTCCACATACTGATACATCCAACCCAAAAGCTGATAGGCTTCGTAGTATCTCGGATCGGCGAATATGATCCATCGAAGTTCATATTCAGCTTGTTTAAAGTCTCGGAGAATCTCTTCCTTTCGCGCGGAAGTCATGGAGTTCGCCGCGTTGTAATAAGTTTCGCGGATCACACTTCGATTTACCAGATAATACGAATAACCGTATAACGTCGCCAAGTCCAATACGGGTCTGGACCTGGGAACAGCGATCTTATAGTATTGATTGATGTAAGCTAACCCCTCTTCGGCCAAAGGGTCCACGCTCGCGATGTCGATCACGTCCAACTGACTCAAAAGAGCTTTTTGTTTTTCTTCGCTCAACGATCCCGAGAGTTTGAAGACGGAATCGACCATCATTCTTTGATAGTATACCGCATATTCCTTATATAAGGTTTCCAGAAACAAGTTCCTGCTTTTAACGAGGAACATGTTCTCCGTGTTGTAGAAATAATGAAAGGCCGCGTCCTGAAGATTCCCCCTTCGATCGTGGTCTCGAGCCTTGTTCTCGAAATAAATAAAGGAACGTTCGATTTCCTTTTCGTCCAAATCGACTCCGAGAAGCGGATCGTATTTTTCAAGATAGATTCTAAGTTCGTCGAAGGATTTCTGCACCTCTCCGAGACCTTTGAAGTTATTCGACTTCAATAGATGTCCTTTTAAAAAAAGAGGATCGGCCTCCGGGACGCCGGACAAAAACGTATTCAACAACGCGTTACTTTCTTCGAATGAACCCTTTCCGTTCAGGCCGAGAGCCTTAACGTATAAAAAATACTCGTTCAATCTTTTGGACTTTGTGGAGAGAGAATTGGAAGAGATCGAAATTTCCGCCGCGCTCGTGCGTTCCGCGAAATTTTTACCGGCGATCACTTCCCGATCAATCTGTTCGTAGAGAAGTCTCAGATCTTCTTTTCCGATCTGAGGATCGTTCGCAACTCTGAAAAAAGTTTCCGGAATTTTATAACCGTGTAACGATGCGTTTTTATAACGAAGATCGCCCGACTTTCTAAAAATGTCCCGGATCCGATAATACGAAGAATAACGATTTAGAATTTCATCATATACTTGTAAGGAACGCTCCACGTTTCCGGATTTTTGATACAGATCGGCTTCCTCTGCCAAAAGAGAAGCCAAAACGTTCTTATCAACGGAAGAAACCGAACGAATCTGATCGTAGTATTTCCGGATCTCTTGGATCGCGGATGGAATCGAATTCTTTCTTTCTTGGACAAGCGACAAACCGTAGGCGAGTCCGTTCACAGGATTCAAACGAGAAGCGAGAATTTCTTTTTTCGTAGTATCCGCGACTCCGATTCTTCCGGCCCCGCGTGCTTCCTCGTATTTCAAAAGAAGAGCCTTTGCGCGGATCAAAGGATAAATCGGATCCTCTGAAAAATAAAACTCGATCGCGTCGATCGCCAAAAGAAAATCCTCGAAACTCTGTTTATCCCTGTATTTCAAAGCGAGTTCGTATTGGGAAATCACGTCCTTTTCCTTGGAAACGGAACCGGAGGCGGGAATGAAATAGATGTTTAGAGTATTATAATATGCCGCAGTGAATAAAACCGAACCTCCGTTAAAAGTGGAGAATTTGGAATCGAACAAAGAATCGTTTCCGCCGGTCAACTGACGAACGGAACCGGTCTTCAAGTCCTTTCTCACGATCAAACTGTTATCCCGTTCGTCCAAACGTCCGTTTCCGTTCGAATCGTTTCGAATAGAAGTATAATACAGATAACGTTTGTCGTTCGACAAGGAAGGCGAAAAGTTCAGATAAGAATCTTTCGTAATTCTTTCATTCTTCCCCGAAGAAAGATCCAAGAGATAAATATCCCCCGTCGATCCGTCTTGATAAGAAAGATAAACGATCGAATTTCCGTCCGCAGACCATTCGGGAGAAGCTCCTCCGTTTTGTGTGAGAAGTTTCATCGGCTGTTTGCCATCCGTATCCAACACGACTAAGTTTTGAATTCCGGGAGTCAGGCGATCCGTGGAAAAAACGAGGTGACGACTGTCAGGTGAAAAGGAAGGATCCGTATCCGTAAAGGAATCCTTTTTACCCGGTTCTTTAAAATCAGGATTCGTTAATATTCTAAAATCTGAATTTAGAAAACGTTTCCCCTGAAGAATTTTTTCCGCCCAATAATTCGGATCCATTTCGAGAAGCACAAGGTCTCCGGAAGAATCGTATTGTTCGGAAACGAAGACTAACTTCTTACCGTCCGGGCTGATCGCGGGTTTAAACTCGGGCGCGGGATGTTCCGTAACGGGAACCGTAATCGAACTTTTTAGATCGCGAAACCAAATGTCATAGTTTCCCTTTTGACCGGTCGTATAAAAAAGATAACGTCCATCCGCGGTTGTTGAGTTGTAGAGGTTGTTCCCTCTTTGCACCGTCAACGGAAACGGTTTTTCGTTTTCGGGCGTGAAGTAGTTTACCGCAATCGATGAATAATTGAATTCGAGAGGTTTGATCTTTGCGGACGCGCGAAAAACGGAACAATGATAGAGAAAGAAAAAACTAAAAAGAAAGGTAAGTCCGATTCGAAACATGACCTACTCCTTGCGAGTCCATTTACCGGGAGACTTTTCGTAGTATTCTCCCTTTTCCACAAGGCGATACCAGGTTTGTTCGAGATGGCTCTTAAGATGTTCCGCGTTTTCTTTGGAAGTCGTCTTGGAATCTCCTTCGGATCGGGAAGCGATCACCTTACTTCTATGTTCGTTTGCAAGAGCCACAAGAGCATCGATTCTCGTTTTGACTTCTTTTTTCGAAAGTTCGTTTTTGATTCCCACTTCGGAAGTAGCGGGATTGATTCTGAGTTTGCCGTCGAGACCCTCCGCTAAAAAACCTTCCTCTTTCCATGTTTTGATTTCCGGCGCGAGATACGCGAGAGCCCTTAAGGACATTAGAATATTCTTATCTCCTCTCGCGTAGCTATCCCCCGAAAAATCCTTTTTCCAAACCT
This window of the Leptospira barantonii genome carries:
- a CDS encoding DUF1318 domain-containing protein, which codes for MKRKILNQNILIFLFFIPFIFVFFAGCIIKSPLITFTQTQTSSEKQMIGEDRILEKDGWLISSIKTSSAGSEVWKKDFSGDSYARGDKNILMSLRALAYLAPEIKTWKEEGFLAEGLDGKLRINPATSEVGIKNELSKKEVKTRIDALVALANEHRSKVIASRSEGDSKTTSKENAEHLKSHLEQTWYRLVEKGEYYEKSPGKWTRKE